GAAATTTTGCCCCCCACCAGCAATACGTCGGTGCCTTCCAGCTTACCAGCGGCTTCGCTGGTCCACACGGTGGCGTTTTTGATTAACACGGTTTCCTGCTGAGGCATTGCCGCGCGCCCGTAGGCCGCAAACGGATACAGCATAGAACCGAGTTGAATGGGTTCAGGCGCTTTAGCCGAGTCGCGCTTGGCAGCTTGGCTGGCTACCTCCTGGCGCTTCGCCGACCACTTCACGAGCGTCGCATCGGGCAGTTGTCCATCGCCCTGAAACTGACGGGTTTCGGGCGTGAAGTAGCCACTTAGGCGCACGGAGGTAGTTTTGTCTTTGGGCGTGGGGTTGTACACGATGGTAGCCAACTCACCCTGCACCGAAATTGCCCCCCGGACCGTGTCTTTGGGTGCCAAAGCTATTTTCAACTCCGGCGCTTCAGGCTTACCTGCTAACCGCATTTGCATGGCAGGGCGATTGCCTACCTGCAATGTATACACGCCGCGGTAGTCGGCAGGCAGGTTGCTGAGCTGGTAGCGTTCGCCCTGCACCCAGTTGTCGAGCATCACGTTATCCTCGGCAAACAACCGATTCGAGCAGACCAGGAAATTGGCCGTCAGGCCCGGCTTCAAGCTGCCTACTTTGTCCTGGGCTTTGATTAGCTCGGCGGGCGTAGCAGTAAGGGCACGCAGGGCTTGCTCTTCGCTCAGACCATATTGGATGGCCTTGCGCAGGTTGGGCAGAAACTTCTTTTTGTCTTTTAGATCAGTAGCTGACAACGCAATGGGTACGCCGGCTTTAGCAAGCAAAGCTGCGTTGGCGGGGGCCATTTCCCAATGCTTCAGATCTTCCAACGGAATGCGTGAGGCGTCATACACGTCGTCCACGTTATAAGCATCCGGGAAGTTAAGGTTGAGGATAAATGGGGCGCCGGTGGCTTTAATGTCGGCGATGCGCTGGTACTCGTCGCCGCGGCCTTTGATGATGAATTGCGTTTTGAACTCATCGCCTAGTTTGTCGGCCCGCAGGGCGTTCAGCTTGTCGCTCACCTCAAAAAACTGGGGCAAACGGCGCTGCTCCTGAAATGCGCGCAACGACAGGTTCTGCTCTTTGGTGGGGTTGCGCTGATTCCATTCGGCGTCCAGATACGTTTGGCGCAGCAGCGCGATGCTGCCCATCAACGAGCCGGGATAATTCTGGGTGCTGGTGCCTTTGTTAAAGGAAAATCCAGCAGCAGCTCTGTCAGTAAGGATAACCTCGTTTTCGCGGCGGCCGGTGGTAGCCAGCGTTACGAGCGCCGCGGTACCGCGGGCAATACCGTCGGGCTGCTGCGTGAGCACCGCCCCAAAGCCCATCTTACGATATGCATCGGCCTGTTCTTCGTTCAGTCGGAAGTCACTGGCCGCGTCGGTTTCGGGGTGCACGGCTTGGTTCCAGTCGTAGGCACCACCTTTTTTGCTTTCGAACTGTGGCGGCGGCCGGCGAGCGGTTCGTTCCGCTGGCTTTACTTCGGGCAAGCCGTAGCTAGCGGCCAAATCCACGAAGCCAGGGTAGATGTACTTGCCTTTCAAGTCTTGCACCACGGCGCCGGCCGGAATCTTCACGTTGTTGCCCACCGCTTCTACCTTGCCATCCCGAATCAGGAGCGTAGCGTCGGTGAGCTTGGTTTTGTAATCGGTGAAAATAGTGGCGTGGGTGAAGGCGTACAAGCCCGGTCGCTGGTCGTACACGCCGTTGCGGGGGAATGTGCTGGTTTGAGCGTAGGCGCCGAGGCTACTCAGGACCAGCCCACCCACCAGTCCCAATCGAGGAATAGAAGTATGCATTAAGGTTTTGGGTTAGGTAAAGAACGAAAGAAGTATGCGCGCCAACCTTGCAGTCGGCATCAGATCAAATGTAGAAATAAGCCCTGCTACGGACCAGTAATTCATGCACTAAGGTTTAGAGGTGGAAGCCGTAGCCGGGCGGCTTTTGCCTTTCTCAACTGCTCTCATCACCCGAAATAGGTTGCCGCTCCAAATCTTGGCAAGGTCGCGGCGCGAGTAGCCCCGTCGCAGTAGCTCCTCCGTCAAAGCGGGCAAGTCGCCTACATCGCGCAGGCCGGTCAGCACGCTGCCGCCATCAAAGTCGGAGCCGATGCCTACGTGATCGATGCCGGCGACTTTCACGGCGTGGTCAATTTGGTTGGCGGCATCCTGGACGGTAGCCAATGGCACCGGAAATTGCTTTTGTAATTGACGCAGCTCAGCTAAAGCCTCTTTCTGCGATTCGGTAGGCAAGCCGTACACATTCAACGATGTTTTGATTTGCCATTTAGCGAAGAAAGCCTGCTCAGCCGCCACTCGCTCGGGGCTTTTGGCTTCCGTCTTTACATAAGGCCCGTAAAAATTAATCTGAATTACTCCACCATTCCGAGCCAAGGCGCGCAGCATTTCGTCGGAGAGGTTGCGAGGCACATCGGCCAAGGCGCGGCAGCTGGAGTGAGAGGCAATGACTGGCACGCGTGATAGCCGCAGCACATCGTAGAAAGTCGAGTCGGAGGTGTGCGATACATCGACCATCATGCCTAGGCGGTTCATCTCAGATACCACCTGCTCCCCAAACGGACTCAGACCCTGATATTCAGGGCCTTTAGGGTCGGTGGCGGAGTCGCATATTTCGTTGTTGGATGAGTGGCACAGTGTGAGGTAGCGCACTCCCTGATTGTAGTAGGCTTGCACCTTGTTTAAATCGCGGCCGACGGGAAAGCCATTTTCCATTCCAATAAAAATGGCCCGCTTGCCAGCTTTGCCCAAGGCTAGCGCTTCGGCAGGTGTAGTAGCCATAGCTAACTCCGCAGGATGAGCTTGCACGGCCTTTTCAATACCCGAAAACATTGCCTGCGCCTGCTGCTGGGCTACTGCCGTGCCTTCCTCGTTGCGCGGCCCTTGCCCCATATACACCACCCAGAAAGCGGCGTCGAGGCCACCCCGGCGCATTTTGGGCAAATCAACCTGGGCAGAGTCGGGGTTATTATCTTTCGTCAGGTCAAAGCGAGGGTTCAGCAGATTCTCATTAGGTGTGTCTTCGTGGCTATCCACTGTATAAAGCCGCTCGTGCAGTTTGCGGGCCTTGGCTTGCTGCTTCGTGACAGTTTGGGCGTAAGCTGGGTCGCCAATCATCGTAACAAAGAAGAGCAGCGCGGCTACGTAACTTTTGGGCATAAAGTATGGCTAGTGGTACAAGACTGGCGGCCTAAAGTACTCATTTGAAGCTGCTAAGCCATAGGCCGATTGCGCCGCATTATCCTAGCACGCTTCGCA
The window above is part of the Hymenobacter radiodurans genome. Proteins encoded here:
- a CDS encoding amidohydrolase family protein, with translation MHTSIPRLGLVGGLVLSSLGAYAQTSTFPRNGVYDQRPGLYAFTHATIFTDYKTKLTDATLLIRDGKVEAVGNNVKIPAGAVVQDLKGKYIYPGFVDLAASYGLPEVKPAERTARRPPPQFESKKGGAYDWNQAVHPETDAASDFRLNEEQADAYRKMGFGAVLTQQPDGIARGTAALVTLATTGRRENEVILTDRAAAGFSFNKGTSTQNYPGSLMGSIALLRQTYLDAEWNQRNPTKEQNLSLRAFQEQRRLPQFFEVSDKLNALRADKLGDEFKTQFIIKGRGDEYQRIADIKATGAPFILNLNFPDAYNVDDVYDASRIPLEDLKHWEMAPANAALLAKAGVPIALSATDLKDKKKFLPNLRKAIQYGLSEEQALRALTATPAELIKAQDKVGSLKPGLTANFLVCSNRLFAEDNVMLDNWVQGERYQLSNLPADYRGVYTLQVGNRPAMQMRLAGKPEAPELKIALAPKDTVRGAISVQGELATIVYNPTPKDKTTSVRLSGYFTPETRQFQGDGQLPDATLVKWSAKRQEVASQAAKRDSAKAPEPIQLGSMLYPFAAYGRAAMPQQETVLIKNATVWTSEAAGKLEGTDVLLVGGKISKVGKNLSAKDARVIDGTGKHLTPGIIDEHSHIAVIGGVNEGTQAVTSEVRIGDVLDPEDIDLYRDLAGGVTAAQLLHGSANPIGGQSQLIKIRWGGAPEDLKVAGADGFIKFALGENVKQSNAGEANVLRFPQSRMGVEQVFVDAFTRAREYEKEWAAYNKLSKGKQKKAEAPRRDLELDALVEILNNKRFITCHSYVQSEINMLINVADRLGFKVNTFTHILEGYKVADKMKAHGAAASTFADWWGYKNEVRDAIPYNAAIMHDAGLTVAINSDDAEMSRRLNQEAAKTVKYGALSEEEAMKLVTINPAKMLHVDNKMGSIKEGKDADVVLWSAHPLSIYAHAERTFVDGRQMFDIESDKVMRQEMEKERLRIVQKMLAAKKGGAPTQTPIAKATGHFHCDSVGEEKELDK
- a CDS encoding dipeptidase yields the protein MPKSYVAALLFFVTMIGDPAYAQTVTKQQAKARKLHERLYTVDSHEDTPNENLLNPRFDLTKDNNPDSAQVDLPKMRRGGLDAAFWVVYMGQGPRNEEGTAVAQQQAQAMFSGIEKAVQAHPAELAMATTPAEALALGKAGKRAIFIGMENGFPVGRDLNKVQAYYNQGVRYLTLCHSSNNEICDSATDPKGPEYQGLSPFGEQVVSEMNRLGMMVDVSHTSDSTFYDVLRLSRVPVIASHSSCRALADVPRNLSDEMLRALARNGGVIQINFYGPYVKTEAKSPERVAAEQAFFAKWQIKTSLNVYGLPTESQKEALAELRQLQKQFPVPLATVQDAANQIDHAVKVAGIDHVGIGSDFDGGSVLTGLRDVGDLPALTEELLRRGYSRRDLAKIWSGNLFRVMRAVEKGKSRPATASTSKP